The following are encoded in a window of Actinomyces oris genomic DNA:
- a CDS encoding RelA/SpoT domain-containing protein produces the protein MLSKSAVRKAGSVMRRQAEGKASQEEVEQALAVVSAFRASFAGPLEAASGELATLLETHQIQGEVSQRLKRMPTILEKITSRESKLDLSRMQDIGGCRVVLSSNKISELRRLEACVRERWAEAVRRTSDYVGRPRASGYRAVHVVVEQDQRLIEIQLRTQRMHQWAQRVEGLSAAFGTNYKQDGESLVQEYARLTAKMYIALDVGEIPGHEDRQQFERLSALIAEELAGLGKNVGPMFGGESI, from the coding sequence ATGCTCTCCAAGAGTGCGGTACGTAAGGCCGGCTCGGTGATGCGACGTCAGGCTGAGGGGAAGGCGTCTCAGGAAGAGGTGGAGCAGGCGCTTGCCGTCGTTAGTGCCTTTCGGGCCTCCTTCGCCGGCCCGCTGGAGGCCGCAAGCGGCGAACTAGCAACTCTTCTGGAAACCCACCAGATTCAGGGGGAAGTGAGTCAACGTCTCAAACGTATGCCTACGATCCTGGAGAAGATCACCTCCAGGGAGTCGAAGCTGGACCTGTCACGAATGCAGGACATTGGCGGTTGTCGCGTGGTGTTGTCTTCGAACAAAATCAGTGAGTTGCGTCGTTTGGAGGCATGTGTACGTGAGCGTTGGGCGGAGGCAGTGAGACGCACCTCGGACTACGTGGGCAGGCCACGAGCATCGGGTTATCGAGCTGTGCACGTGGTTGTTGAGCAGGATCAACGGCTTATTGAGATTCAACTGCGTACGCAGCGCATGCATCAGTGGGCGCAACGCGTCGAAGGGCTGAGTGCTGCTTTCGGTACCAACTATAAGCAGGACGGAGAATCTTTGGTCCAGGAGTATGCGAGACTCACCGCAAAGATGTACATTGCTCTCGATGTCGGTGAGATTCCAGGTCATGAAGACCGGCAACAGTTCGAACGTCTCAGTGCGCTGATCGCTGAGGAGCTGGCAGGACTTGGTAAGAATGTTGGACCCATGTTCGGAGGGGAGAGTATATGA
- a CDS encoding bifunctional glycosyltransferase family 2/GtrA family protein — MSGTDTALQISPRILPRVVAPANRTAANRTAVNRTAARGGGERRPRVAVTLVVLIPAYKPDERLAVLVARLRGARRDCAVLVVDDGSGPQYAPFFSAARTQGAEVVSSPVNQGKGQALRTGLAHAAATWPDADVVCADADGQHTPSDIEAVAARVRETGHMTLGVRRFTGPVPLRSRIGNDVTALLFRGATGWRLGDTQTGLRGYPAGRLAWLQEVPGDRYEYELSALLRAHELGMAVEQVEITTVYEPGNTSSHFRPVQDSARIYAPLLRFMGASLASFGIDWLGVMVIFAMTGSLLAAVVGARLVSGTANFFMNRRVFRAQRGTVAHTAVRYAVLAVSLLAASYLMLKALTAVGIPLGIAKVLGDGAIYVASYVAQRRLVFKERR; from the coding sequence ATGAGCGGCACCGACACAGCCCTTCAGATCTCGCCGCGCATCCTGCCGCGAGTCGTCGCCCCCGCGAACCGGACCGCTGCCAATCGGACGGCGGTCAATCGGACCGCGGCGCGGGGCGGGGGCGAGCGCCGTCCCCGGGTGGCGGTGACGCTCGTGGTCCTCATCCCGGCCTATAAGCCCGATGAGCGCCTGGCCGTGCTCGTGGCCCGTCTGCGCGGGGCGCGCCGGGACTGCGCGGTGCTGGTCGTCGACGACGGCTCGGGGCCGCAGTACGCGCCCTTCTTCTCCGCCGCCCGCACCCAGGGCGCCGAGGTCGTCAGTTCCCCGGTCAACCAGGGCAAAGGCCAGGCGCTGCGCACGGGCCTGGCTCACGCGGCCGCCACCTGGCCCGACGCGGATGTGGTGTGCGCCGACGCCGACGGGCAGCACACGCCGTCGGACATTGAGGCCGTAGCCGCGCGGGTGCGCGAGACCGGGCACATGACCCTGGGGGTGCGGCGCTTCACCGGGCCGGTTCCGCTGCGCAGCCGGATCGGTAACGACGTGACTGCCCTGCTGTTCCGGGGCGCGACCGGCTGGAGGCTTGGCGACACCCAGACGGGCCTGCGCGGCTACCCCGCCGGGAGGCTGGCGTGGCTGCAGGAGGTTCCCGGGGACCGCTACGAGTACGAGCTCTCCGCGCTGCTGCGCGCTCACGAGCTGGGGATGGCGGTGGAGCAGGTGGAGATCACCACGGTCTACGAGCCGGGCAACACCTCCTCCCACTTCCGGCCGGTGCAGGACTCGGCGCGGATCTATGCTCCGCTGCTGCGGTTCATGGGGGCGTCGCTGGCGAGCTTCGGGATCGACTGGCTGGGTGTCATGGTCATCTTCGCGATGACGGGCAGCCTGCTGGCGGCGGTCGTGGGGGCGCGGCTGGTGTCCGGGACGGCGAACTTCTTCATGAATCGCCGGGTCTTCCGGGCGCAGCGCGGGACAGTGGCGCACACGGCGGTGCGCTACGCGGTCCTGGCGGTGAGCCTGCTGGCGGCCAGCTACCTGATGCTCAAGGCGCTCACGGCGGTCGGGATTCCGCTGGGGATCGCCAAGGTTCTCGGCGACGGGGCCATCTACGTGGCCAGCTATGTGGCACAGCGCCGACTGGTGTTCAAGGAGCGGAGGTGA
- a CDS encoding sensor histidine kinase — MPAPDVPPRHSPFGRAITGLTVIVLGLGTLVGYSPDPSRRAQMTVLLVMAGLVAASLWLRRRDRRAHERRLTQETAARAVAEDRLVIARELHDAVSGNLGAITVRCAVARRLEITPDGLRTALDDVETASREATDALRRMLAVLRDENMPPMPGALAAIPAGDAAAAGPGPVNSLAEALLELIGRARRTGVAVDLDADAPHIGADAGAARPAAMTDGLPASTAQAATRVVAEALANTARHAGPTRARVTLRRESGRLRIAVVDDGPATGWEPHPGAGQGLRGLHETLTALGGTLTAGPRADAPGFAVEAILPVPTDDAAGATSSTRRSGDSTGPERRPTSESPVTDPRSDRGKP; from the coding sequence GTGCCAGCCCCAGACGTCCCACCGCGCCACTCGCCGTTCGGGCGCGCCATCACCGGGCTGACCGTGATTGTTCTTGGCCTGGGCACCCTGGTCGGCTACTCCCCGGATCCTTCTCGGCGCGCCCAGATGACGGTGCTGCTCGTCATGGCCGGGCTCGTCGCCGCCTCCCTGTGGCTGCGGCGGCGCGACCGGCGTGCCCACGAGCGGCGCCTGACCCAGGAGACCGCCGCGCGCGCCGTCGCCGAGGACCGCCTCGTCATCGCCCGTGAGCTGCACGACGCCGTCTCCGGCAACCTCGGCGCCATCACCGTGCGCTGCGCCGTGGCCCGGCGCCTCGAGATCACCCCCGACGGGCTGCGAACCGCACTCGACGACGTTGAGACCGCCTCCCGCGAGGCCACTGACGCGTTGCGGCGCATGCTCGCCGTCCTGCGCGACGAGAACATGCCCCCGATGCCCGGGGCGCTGGCGGCGATCCCGGCGGGAGACGCGGCGGCAGCCGGCCCCGGCCCCGTCAACAGCCTCGCCGAGGCCCTTCTGGAGCTGATCGGCAGGGCCCGCCGCACCGGCGTGGCCGTCGATCTCGACGCCGATGCGCCGCACATCGGCGCAGATGCGGGCGCTGCCCGACCCGCGGCGATGACCGATGGTCTCCCGGCTTCGACGGCGCAGGCCGCTACCCGGGTCGTGGCCGAGGCCCTGGCCAACACCGCCCGCCACGCCGGCCCCACGCGCGCCCGCGTGACTCTTCGCCGCGAGTCAGGACGGCTGCGCATCGCCGTCGTCGACGACGGGCCCGCGACCGGATGGGAGCCTCACCCCGGGGCCGGGCAAGGACTGCGCGGACTTCACGAGACCCTGACCGCGCTCGGCGGAACCCTGACCGCCGGCCCCCGCGCCGACGCTCCCGGCTTCGCCGTCGAAGCCATCCTGCCCGTCCCCACCGACGACGCGGCCGGGGCCACCAGCAGCACCCGGCGTTCCGGAGACAGCACGGGCCCGGAACGCAGACCCACCAGTGAGTCACCGGTTACCGATCCCAGGAGCGACAGGGGCAAGCCATGA
- a CDS encoding response regulator, with protein MMDSSNAPTDKTDEAPGAPIRVLIAEDQALLRTTLAALLEAEPGMSVVGLAEDGARAVTLAAELRPDVVLMDIQMPGLTGIEATRRICADPALAAARVLILTMFEIDDYVLGALRAGACGFLLKDADPQALVDAVRTVHEGQSLLSPQVLARLVARMPRTASTGTSRSTWTGEVEALTPRQREVLLLIARGLSNSEIEVELGITRATCRSHITALLARLGARDRAQLVIVAYEAGLISPR; from the coding sequence ATGATGGACTCCAGCAACGCGCCGACCGACAAGACCGACGAGGCTCCCGGCGCCCCCATCCGGGTCCTCATCGCCGAGGACCAGGCCCTCCTGCGCACCACCCTGGCCGCCCTGCTCGAGGCCGAGCCCGGCATGAGCGTCGTCGGCCTGGCCGAGGACGGTGCCCGTGCGGTCACCCTGGCCGCCGAGCTGCGCCCCGATGTCGTCCTCATGGACATCCAGATGCCGGGCCTGACCGGCATCGAGGCCACCAGAAGGATCTGCGCCGACCCGGCGCTCGCGGCCGCGCGCGTCCTCATCCTCACCATGTTCGAGATTGACGACTACGTCCTGGGCGCCCTGCGCGCCGGCGCCTGCGGCTTCCTCCTCAAGGATGCCGACCCGCAGGCTCTCGTCGACGCCGTGCGCACCGTCCATGAGGGGCAGTCGCTGCTCAGCCCCCAGGTGCTGGCCCGCCTCGTGGCCCGCATGCCGCGCACGGCATCGACCGGCACCTCCCGTAGCACCTGGACCGGTGAGGTCGAGGCCCTCACGCCCCGCCAGCGCGAGGTCCTTCTGCTCATCGCCCGGGGTCTGTCCAACAGTGAGATTGAGGTCGAGCTCGGCATCACCCGGGCCACTTGCCGCAGTCACATCACCGCGCTCCTGGCCCGCCTGGGCGCCCGTGACCGCGCCCAGCTCGTCATCGTCGCCTACGAGGCCGGCCTCATCAGCCCCCGTTGA
- a CDS encoding phosphodiester glycosidase family protein yields the protein MHSSDTLSLPESPQSGQDHDSGRRDRSSTSRKHPRRRFLLGGAAVLGLAATGTSAWALDRFVIDHVEVGDVTALEAKAQKAAGSSATPATNVTVGDNSYSSSNTSIQIEQVSTGSGSDTITYYVADVKLTNATDLRSAFANNSYGTNIVAKPTTMASEHDAILAINGDYYGFRSDGILIRNGVIYRDSGTRDGMAFYSDGRVEVYDETTTKAQTLLDAGVWNTLSFGPALVNNSKVLSGIDQVEVDTNVGNHSIQGKQPRTAVGWVETNHLKLVVVDGRNEGYSRGVTMTELAQIMADLGCACAYNIDGGGSSAMYFNGSIINQPSNGGERDTSDILYIANGA from the coding sequence ATGCACAGCTCCGACACCCTCAGCCTGCCCGAGTCACCCCAGTCCGGCCAGGACCACGACTCCGGCCGGCGCGACCGCTCCTCGACGTCCCGGAAGCACCCGCGCCGCCGCTTCCTCCTGGGTGGCGCCGCCGTCCTGGGTCTGGCCGCCACCGGCACCAGCGCCTGGGCGCTCGACCGCTTCGTCATCGACCACGTGGAGGTCGGCGACGTCACCGCCCTGGAGGCCAAGGCGCAGAAGGCGGCAGGCTCCTCGGCGACCCCGGCCACGAACGTGACGGTCGGTGACAACTCCTACTCCTCATCGAATACGAGCATCCAGATTGAGCAGGTCTCCACCGGTTCGGGCAGCGACACCATCACCTACTACGTGGCCGACGTCAAGCTCACCAACGCCACCGACCTGCGCAGCGCCTTCGCCAATAACTCCTACGGCACCAACATCGTCGCCAAGCCCACCACGATGGCCTCCGAGCACGACGCGATCCTGGCCATTAACGGCGACTACTACGGCTTCCGCAGCGACGGCATCCTCATCCGCAACGGCGTCATCTACCGCGACAGCGGCACGCGCGACGGTATGGCCTTCTACAGCGACGGGCGCGTGGAGGTCTACGACGAGACCACTACCAAGGCCCAGACGCTTCTGGACGCAGGCGTGTGGAACACGCTGTCCTTCGGGCCGGCGCTGGTCAACAACTCCAAGGTGCTCTCCGGTATCGACCAGGTCGAGGTGGACACCAACGTCGGCAACCACTCCATCCAGGGCAAGCAGCCGCGTACCGCCGTGGGGTGGGTGGAGACGAACCACCTCAAGCTCGTCGTCGTCGACGGCCGCAACGAGGGCTACTCGCGCGGCGTGACCATGACCGAGCTCGCCCAGATCATGGCCGACCTGGGGTGCGCCTGCGCCTACAACATCGATGGCGGCGGCTCGTCAGCCATGTACTTCAACGGCTCGATCATCAACCAGCCCTCCAACGGGGGCGAGCGCGACACCTCCGACATCCTCTACATCGCGAACGGAGCCTGA